In a single window of the Papaver somniferum cultivar HN1 chromosome 8, ASM357369v1, whole genome shotgun sequence genome:
- the LOC113305121 gene encoding uncharacterized protein LOC113305121 — protein MCGKMQAQEDCLLPLQVKDSIGRSMWFGILRESKVFADTVRVQVKDGSTIRFWQDCWCTGISFREKYPRLYKISAQKMDSVATLFQPRWNFQFTRQLDPAERIDFLELKYEIRMINLTQGDQVDCLDGEVSAKAIYTRLSGTEPDWEGYRLLSNKHVPPKVIFLFWASLHDSIPTRYMLQHRGVIVQSNLCLFCNAEVETTDHLFIHCRVIKQLWDFFVAALKVRWVTPLNFLSCIQCWRLERTSTRVKMVWHLLPYAICWEVWNERNRRVHGGRSKTAYELEIAVKQ, from the coding sequence ATGTGTGGAAAGATGCAAGCTCAAGAGGACTGTTTACTACCACTACAAGTTAAGGATTCCATCGGTCGTAGTATGTGGTTTGGGATTTTACGGGAAAGCAAGGTTTTTGCTGACACTGTAAGGGTCCAGGTTAAAGACGGCTCTACAATCAGGTTTTGGCAAGACTGCTGGTGTACAGGAATTTCATTCAGGGAGAAATATCCTAGGTTATACAAAATCAGTGCACAAAAAATGGACTCCGTGGCCACGCTATTTCAACCAAGATGGAACTTTCAATTTACTAGGCAACTAGACCCAGCCGAACGCATTGATTTTCTGGAATTAAAGTACGAGATCAGGATGATCAACTTGACTCAAGGGGATCAGGTTGATTGTTTGGATGGAGAAGTGTCTGCAAAAGCAATATACACGAGGCTGTCAGGGACTGAGCCAGATTGGGAAGGTTATCGATTGTTATCTAACAAACACGTGCCACCTAAAGTgattttccttttttgggcctCACTGCATGATTCAATCCCGACGAGATACATGCTGCAACACAGGGGAGTAATAGTACAATCCAATTTATGTCTCTTTTGTAACGCAGAGGTGGAGACGACGGATCACCTATTCATACATTGCAGAGTGATTAAGCAGCTGTGGGATTTCTTTGTTGCAGCTCTGAAGGTTCGCTGGGTTACGCCTCTTAATTTCTTGTCGTGTATTCAGTGTTGGAGATTGGAAAGAACCTCAACAAGAGTAAAGATGGTTTGGCATCTACTTCCTTATGCAATCTGTTGGGAGGTGTGGAATGAGCGCAATAGGAGGGTGCATGGAGGAAGATCCAAGACAGCGTATGAATTGGAAATTGCGGTTAAACAATAG